Proteins co-encoded in one Accipiter gentilis chromosome 5, bAccGen1.1, whole genome shotgun sequence genomic window:
- the DAD1 gene encoding dolichyl-diphosphooligosaccharide--protein glycosyltransferase subunit DAD1 yields the protein MSGAAGSGAGAAGSVGSVVRRFLAEYGSGTPSRLKVLDAYLLYVLLTGALQFGYCLGVGTFPFNSFLSGFISAVGSFILGVCLRIQINPQNKGEFQGISPERAFADFLFANTILHLVVINFVG from the exons ATGTCGGGCGCGGCGGGCTCCGGCGCGGGGGCTGCGGGCTCAGTGGGCTCGGTGGTGAGGCGCTTCCTGGCGGAGTACGGCAGCGGCACGCCGAGCCGCCTCAAGGTGCTGGACGCCTACCTTCTCTACGTGCTGCTCACCGGGGCCCTCCAGTTCGGCTACTGCCTCGGCGTCGGCACCTTCCCCTTCAACTCCTTCCTCAGCGGCTTCATCTCCGCCGTCGGCAGCTTCATCCTCGGCG TTTGCCTCCGGATCCAGATCAACCCCCAGAACAAAGGCGAGTTCCAAGGCATTTCACCGGAGCGGGCTTTTGCTGATTTCCTCTTTGCCAACACCATCCTCCATCTTGTTGTCATCAATTTTGTTGGCTGA